The Acidianus infernus genome window below encodes:
- a CDS encoding coiled-coil protein, which translates to MSNSATNSAEEAIYKKIAEIKDEISKLKQEKTQALEDLNKLKQKKLEKIEKLKGIRSQIDTVRNEFSLRLEELKKLKDRKQQLLQEIQGMRKQFDEIKAILQKTQGLDIDAIERRIQSLEWRLQTSSLPLDEEKRIVQKIAELEKKLGEARKMLEIKEKGTVERAEYLAKRIELSTIRQQIASIITELSQKRNILNSLKEDREKTKKEIDEINKQIEEIRNKIGNINNQIKEKNNEIENYIKQLKGEKVEATSSRPTREEIIEKKKKIAEEKLKSGQRLTFEELLILYGENDKEDGKDSDNIY; encoded by the coding sequence ATGAGTAATTCAGCTACCAATAGCGCAGAAGAGGCTATTTATAAGAAAATAGCAGAAATAAAAGATGAAATTTCTAAGTTAAAACAAGAGAAAACTCAAGCATTGGAGGATTTAAACAAATTAAAACAAAAGAAGCTAGAAAAAATAGAAAAGCTCAAAGGAATTAGATCACAAATAGATACTGTAAGAAACGAATTCTCACTTAGGCTTGAAGAATTAAAGAAGCTTAAAGATAGAAAACAACAGTTACTGCAAGAAATTCAAGGAATGAGAAAGCAGTTTGACGAGATAAAAGCCATACTTCAAAAAACTCAAGGTTTAGATATTGATGCAATAGAAAGGAGAATACAAAGCTTAGAATGGAGACTTCAAACTTCCTCATTACCTTTAGATGAGGAAAAGAGAATTGTTCAAAAAATAGCAGAATTAGAGAAAAAATTAGGAGAGGCAAGAAAAATGTTAGAAATTAAAGAAAAAGGTACAGTAGAAAGAGCAGAATATCTAGCTAAGAGAATAGAATTATCCACAATAAGGCAGCAAATAGCCAGCATAATAACAGAATTATCTCAGAAAAGGAATATTTTAAATTCGCTAAAAGAAGATAGAGAAAAGACCAAAAAGGAAATAGATGAAATAAATAAACAAATAGAAGAGATTAGAAATAAGATAGGTAATATAAATAATCAGATAAAAGAGAAGAATAATGAAATTGAGAATTATATAAAACAGTTAAAAGGAGAAAAAGTAGAGGCTACATCATCAAGACCAACAAGAGAAGAAATTATAGAAAAGAAGAAGAAAATTGCGGAAGAAAAGCTAAAGTCAGGTCAAAGGCTTACTTTTGAGGAACTTTTAATACTTTATGGTGAAAATGATAAGGAAGATGGCAAAGACAGTGATAATATATATTGA
- a CDS encoding H/ACA ribonucleoprotein complex subunit GAR1: MRKVRIIELGHFYKYTLKNKWLIKIENKNINFIKNDPIGFVVLDENKQRVGKVLDIIGNVNSPYALIEPFPHYNPPKEVYIELVEKVRRK; encoded by the coding sequence ATGAGAAAAGTAAGAATTATTGAGCTTGGACATTTTTATAAGTACACTTTGAAAAATAAGTGGCTTATTAAAATTGAAAATAAGAACATAAATTTTATAAAAAATGATCCAATAGGCTTTGTAGTTCTTGATGAAAATAAGCAAAGAGTAGGTAAAGTTTTAGATATAATAGGAAACGTTAACTCTCCTTATGCGCTAATAGAACCATTTCCTCATTATAACCCTCCTAAGGAAGTTTACATAGAATTGGTAGAGAAGGTGAGAAGAAAATGA
- a CDS encoding transcription initiation factor IIB, translating to MKCPVCSSEDIRYDPERGQYICANCGAVLEDEVIDQGPEWRAYNYQDRLERERIGSPLTLKVHDQGLSTRIGYDKVKDRIKLMKMQKLQNRIRVSSKDKKLVTYLSMLNSEASKLDLPEHVKETAAFILRKLVENGLAKRIDSYALIAAVLYYSCQVNNIPKYLQEIKTRYSLSSSELWKALERVHKVSKQLQNFKPKIKPVEYIPKIVEKLGLPQLVATKSAEMVNIMYRNGLTSGKGYLALSAAAVYLISTLMDVKKTQKEIADSLNITEVTIRNRYKEIIKNFDIEVSL from the coding sequence ATGAAATGCCCAGTTTGTTCCTCAGAAGATATAAGATATGATCCCGAAAGAGGTCAATATATTTGTGCTAACTGTGGAGCAGTACTAGAAGACGAAGTAATAGATCAAGGACCAGAATGGAGAGCATATAATTATCAAGACAGGCTTGAAAGAGAAAGAATTGGATCTCCATTGACTTTGAAAGTTCACGATCAAGGGCTTTCAACTAGAATAGGATATGATAAGGTAAAAGATAGAATAAAGCTAATGAAAATGCAAAAATTGCAAAATAGAATTAGAGTTTCATCTAAGGATAAAAAATTAGTCACATACCTTTCAATGCTTAACAGCGAAGCATCAAAATTAGATTTGCCGGAACATGTAAAAGAAACTGCGGCATTTATATTAAGAAAATTAGTTGAGAATGGTTTAGCAAAGAGAATAGATTCGTATGCGTTAATTGCCGCAGTACTATATTATTCATGCCAAGTAAATAATATACCTAAATATTTGCAAGAGATCAAAACCAGATATTCCCTTTCCTCCAGCGAGTTATGGAAAGCTTTAGAAAGAGTACATAAGGTATCAAAACAACTACAAAACTTTAAGCCGAAAATTAAGCCGGTTGAATATATTCCAAAAATTGTAGAAAAATTAGGCTTGCCCCAACTCGTAGCAACTAAATCTGCAGAGATGGTTAACATTATGTATAGGAATGGCCTAACTAGTGGGAAAGGTTATCTAGCATTAAGCGCCGCTGCGGTATATTTAATAAGCACTCTTATGGACGTGAAAAAAACTCAGAAGGAAATAGCTGATTCATTAAATATCACAGAAGTAACAATAAGAAACAGATATAAAGAAATTATTAAAAATTTCGATATTGAAGTAAGTTTATAA
- a CDS encoding winged helix-turn-helix domain-containing protein, whose product MESNISSYENLIQEKILEKGDEGISQQELAKSVGLSTRELSMIVKRLIEKKVIVKRTVKENGKSVVKLFATKSSSINNDIYINLDSVREIPCFSCKLLYKCNNGAHVNPGSCSKLSEWILYLVG is encoded by the coding sequence ATGGAATCAAATATATCAAGTTATGAGAATTTAATACAAGAAAAAATATTAGAAAAAGGCGATGAAGGTATTTCACAACAAGAATTAGCTAAATCTGTAGGATTATCTACAAGAGAATTAAGTATGATTGTTAAAAGACTTATTGAAAAGAAAGTTATTGTTAAAAGAACAGTTAAAGAGAACGGGAAAAGCGTCGTAAAACTCTTTGCGACTAAGTCCTCATCTATTAATAATGATATTTATATAAATTTAGATTCTGTAAGAGAAATACCATGCTTCTCGTGCAAGCTTCTTTATAAATGTAATAATGGAGCTCATGTTAATCCTGGATCTTGCAGTAAGCTTTCAGAATGGATATTATACCTTGTTGGCTAA
- a CDS encoding tRNA (guanine(26)-N(2))-dimethyltransferase translates to MRLVEIKEGKARIFIPDPKEYEKNGKFDPSWAPVFYNPRMTFNRDISVIAVSVISPKSIIDALAASGIRGIRYYLESNSPIEEIIFNDKSKVAVDLIRKNVEVNGVKVAKITNRDANSLLYEVITDYVDIDPFGSPSPFILSSVNAVKNGGHVAYTATDLAPLEGSAKKSCKRKYDVNNSKLSFSKEVGIRVLLSKIVREAAILEKAVEPIFAFYNDYYYRLIIRVTRGAKKADESIEKLGYFYECEKCGFSGSSKDPIEKCPRCGNKVKISGPVWLGKINDDSFVHKMMDYLQNFSYIKNFEAISILLHKILQENKYPPGYYNLEFIASKYKINVPAREKIIECLGEASQTHFSSKGIKTSKSFDEILECMKTLANKV, encoded by the coding sequence ATGAGATTGGTGGAGATTAAAGAAGGTAAAGCAAGGATATTTATTCCGGATCCTAAGGAATACGAGAAAAATGGAAAATTTGACCCTTCTTGGGCCCCTGTATTTTATAATCCTAGGATGACGTTCAATAGAGACATAAGTGTTATAGCGGTGTCTGTAATTTCGCCTAAATCAATAATAGATGCATTAGCAGCATCTGGTATAAGAGGTATAAGATATTACTTAGAATCTAATTCTCCTATAGAAGAAATTATATTTAATGACAAAAGTAAGGTAGCTGTAGATCTAATACGTAAGAATGTAGAAGTAAATGGAGTAAAAGTTGCAAAAATAACTAATAGGGATGCTAATTCATTGTTATACGAAGTTATTACAGATTATGTGGATATAGATCCGTTTGGCTCTCCTTCACCTTTTATCTTATCCTCTGTTAATGCGGTAAAGAATGGTGGGCATGTAGCGTATACTGCTACGGATTTGGCCCCATTAGAGGGAAGTGCAAAAAAGTCTTGTAAAAGAAAATATGATGTCAATAATTCAAAGTTAAGCTTTTCTAAAGAAGTTGGCATAAGAGTTTTACTATCTAAAATAGTAAGGGAGGCAGCAATATTAGAAAAAGCTGTAGAGCCAATATTTGCTTTTTATAATGATTACTACTATAGACTAATAATAAGAGTAACTAGGGGTGCAAAAAAGGCTGATGAAAGTATAGAAAAATTAGGATATTTTTATGAGTGCGAAAAATGCGGCTTTTCTGGGTCTTCAAAAGACCCAATAGAAAAATGCCCCAGATGTGGTAATAAAGTTAAAATTTCTGGTCCTGTATGGCTAGGTAAGATAAATGATGACAGTTTTGTTCATAAAATGATGGATTATTTACAAAACTTTTCCTACATTAAAAACTTTGAAGCAATTTCTATATTACTGCATAAAATTTTGCAAGAAAATAAATATCCTCCAGGTTACTATAACTTAGAATTTATAGCTTCAAAATATAAAATAAATGTTCCAGCAAGAGAAAAGATAATAGAATGTCTAGGAGAAGCATCGCAGACTCATTTTAGCTCTAAAGGCATAAAGACTAGCAAAAGCTTTGATGAAATCTTAGAATGCATGAAGACCTTAGCCAACAAGGTATAA
- a CDS encoding helix-turn-helix domain-containing protein, producing MTIRVNDVIRILEDEGLNYTIINYPEKNKKSIDIIVEFKRGSQEKKKLVVKTSSDKIGKDEITDLKNFSYLTQSIPLIITDETEEDIAIEKDKVIGLSLFGFERLLKGDKIFVYRTRGGMFVRIRPEVLRQKMREMNYSMGDVAKMLGVSRKTIYDYENGDSDVSIEIAEKLIDIFGPEIIGDVCETYQADDKVSVDKDHKVINILESKGFKVATLKFTAVDIIASNNSKKLIITIESRNPDNSIKKIQEASKIAEEFNLNMIVISKSSSRAKELEKDGFKVYLDQNLDELKYEIGGD from the coding sequence ATGACGATTAGGGTAAATGATGTAATAAGGATATTAGAAGATGAAGGCTTAAATTATACTATTATAAATTATCCAGAGAAAAATAAAAAATCTATAGATATAATAGTTGAGTTTAAGAGAGGTTCTCAGGAAAAGAAGAAATTAGTAGTCAAAACTTCATCCGATAAGATAGGAAAAGATGAAATAACAGATTTAAAGAATTTCTCTTATCTAACGCAAAGTATTCCTTTAATAATAACTGATGAAACTGAAGAGGACATAGCTATTGAGAAAGATAAAGTTATTGGTTTGTCACTATTTGGGTTTGAGAGATTACTCAAAGGTGATAAAATATTTGTCTATAGAACTAGGGGAGGAATGTTTGTAAGGATAAGACCAGAAGTATTAAGGCAAAAAATGAGGGAAATGAATTATAGCATGGGAGACGTAGCCAAAATGCTAGGAGTTTCGAGAAAAACTATTTATGACTATGAAAATGGAGATTCCGATGTGTCCATAGAAATTGCAGAGAAGCTCATAGATATTTTTGGTCCAGAAATAATAGGTGACGTTTGTGAAACATACCAAGCAGACGATAAGGTTAGTGTTGATAAAGATCACAAAGTCATAAATATACTAGAATCTAAAGGATTTAAGGTAGCTACGCTTAAATTTACTGCTGTTGATATAATAGCTTCAAATAATTCAAAGAAGTTAATAATAACTATTGAATCAAGAAATCCAGATAATTCTATAAAAAAGATTCAAGAGGCAAGTAAAATAGCCGAAGAATTTAATCTAAATATGATAGTCATCTCTAAGTCCAGCAGTAGAGCTAAAGAATTAGAAAAAGATGGTTTCAAAGTGTATTTAGATCAGAATTTAGATGAGTTAAAATATGAGATTGGTGGAGATTAA
- a CDS encoding DUF61 family protein, translating to MLDKILELGLKEIFGSSPAEKVTLKDALQGKNKIRLNNGFYHELNLAEVKDFSSKVPLYLWSLVYLPIIILKLPEPGQFSLEGSEWDKKAVSLILNKEEGDKIILNTVDVEDLLRRYKTLIFITLSSNILFSANSELGEGI from the coding sequence ATGCTTGATAAAATTCTAGAGTTAGGTTTAAAGGAAATCTTTGGTAGTTCTCCCGCAGAAAAAGTTACTTTAAAGGATGCGCTCCAAGGCAAAAATAAGATTAGGCTAAATAACGGTTTTTATCACGAATTAAATTTAGCTGAAGTGAAGGATTTTTCTTCTAAAGTTCCTCTTTATCTATGGTCATTAGTTTATCTTCCTATTATAATTTTAAAACTACCTGAACCAGGTCAGTTTTCTTTAGAAGGCTCAGAGTGGGATAAAAAAGCAGTCAGTTTGATTCTTAATAAAGAAGAAGGAGATAAAATTATATTAAATACCGTAGATGTAGAGGATTTATTAAGGCGATATAAAACATTAATCTTTATAACTCTTAGTAGTAATATATTGTTTTCAGCAAATAGTGAACTTGGCGAAGGTATCTAA
- a CDS encoding fibrillarin-like rRNA/tRNA 2'-O-methyltransferase: MSESIKSVKETKMENVFECEYEDGTTRLCTKNLAPGYSVYGERLIKYNGIEYREWNAFRSKLAGAILKGLKENPVKKGVKVLYLGAASGTTPSHVSDIVEKEGKVYGVEFSPRVVRELILVAQRRPNLFPILADARFPQSYMPLIENVDVLYVDIAQPDQTDIAIYNAKIFLKEGGSLLLAIKARSIDVTKNPEEIFKEEASKLERSNFDVKQVINLDPYDKDHAMVLARFKG, from the coding sequence ATGTCAGAAAGTATTAAATCCGTAAAAGAAACAAAAATGGAGAATGTATTTGAATGCGAGTATGAAGACGGAACTACAAGATTATGTACTAAAAATTTAGCTCCAGGATATTCGGTTTACGGAGAGAGACTAATTAAATATAACGGAATAGAATATAGAGAATGGAATGCTTTCAGAAGTAAGCTAGCCGGAGCCATATTAAAAGGATTAAAAGAAAATCCTGTTAAAAAAGGAGTAAAAGTGCTTTATTTAGGAGCAGCATCTGGAACTACACCTAGTCATGTTTCAGATATAGTAGAGAAAGAAGGAAAAGTTTATGGAGTAGAATTTTCTCCTAGAGTTGTAAGAGAGCTTATCTTAGTTGCTCAAAGAAGGCCTAATTTATTTCCAATATTAGCTGATGCTAGATTTCCTCAAAGTTATATGCCATTAATAGAGAACGTAGACGTACTTTATGTTGATATTGCACAACCAGATCAAACTGATATAGCTATTTATAACGCTAAAATATTCTTAAAAGAAGGCGGAAGTTTACTTCTGGCAATAAAGGCTAGAAGCATTGACGTAACAAAGAATCCAGAAGAGATATTTAAAGAAGAAGCTTCTAAACTTGAGAGGAGTAATTTTGACGTGAAGCAAGTAATAAACCTAGATCCTTACGATAAGGATCACGCAATGGTCTTAGCGAGGTTTAAAGGGTAA
- a CDS encoding C/D box methylation guide ribonucleoprotein complex aNOP56 subunit (functions along with aFIB and aL7a; guides 2'-O-methylation of ribose to specific sites in RNAs), with protein MMKLYLVEHAIGTFAFDEDGKLVDYVLNPKDIGKLVEILLNHEKGEPFPSTLELISKLKPEEVVVENEAEIPKLKVKASATLNHKAAKMFRSSLVKFALDSKFASSEGELYSFLYQLSFEYTRRKLRTAAQKRDLLAIQAVRAMDDIDKSINLFSERLREWYSLHFPELDKLVEDHETYAKIVSTFGYRDNITLEGLKSINIDEKQAKKILDAASKSIGADISEDDINSIKQLSNAILSLYNIRNSLSDYVESVMKEVAPNITALVGANLGARLLSLAGSLEEFAKMPASTIQVLGAEKALFRALRSGGRPPKHGVIFQFPAIHSSPRWQRGKIARALAAKLAIAARVDNYSGRFIGDQLVEQLNKRIEEIKTKYAQPPPRKPQPQAPKQKNFKKGGGGGKKNKGKKGKR; from the coding sequence ATAATGAAGTTATACTTAGTTGAGCATGCTATAGGTACATTTGCCTTCGATGAAGATGGAAAATTAGTTGATTATGTACTTAATCCAAAGGACATTGGAAAATTAGTTGAAATTCTCCTAAATCATGAAAAAGGAGAACCTTTTCCTTCAACTTTAGAGCTAATATCAAAACTTAAGCCAGAAGAAGTGGTTGTAGAAAATGAAGCGGAAATTCCAAAGCTTAAAGTGAAGGCTTCAGCTACTTTAAACCATAAAGCAGCCAAAATGTTTAGATCTTCACTAGTGAAATTCGCCTTAGATTCAAAATTTGCATCTTCTGAAGGCGAGTTATATAGTTTCCTTTATCAACTTTCCTTTGAATATACAAGGAGGAAACTAAGGACTGCCGCGCAAAAAAGAGACTTATTGGCAATACAAGCAGTTAGAGCAATGGATGATATTGATAAATCAATAAATCTTTTCTCAGAAAGGTTAAGAGAGTGGTACAGCTTACATTTCCCAGAATTAGACAAATTAGTAGAAGACCATGAGACTTACGCCAAAATTGTTTCTACTTTCGGTTATAGAGATAATATAACTTTAGAAGGATTAAAGAGTATTAATATTGACGAGAAACAAGCTAAGAAAATATTAGATGCAGCAAGTAAAAGTATAGGTGCAGATATCTCAGAGGATGATATAAATTCAATAAAACAACTTTCTAATGCTATATTATCATTATATAACATTCGTAATAGTTTATCGGATTATGTAGAGTCAGTAATGAAAGAAGTTGCTCCAAATATTACTGCACTAGTCGGTGCAAATCTAGGAGCAAGGCTATTAAGTTTAGCAGGTAGCCTAGAGGAGTTTGCAAAAATGCCTGCTAGTACTATCCAAGTTTTAGGTGCAGAAAAAGCTTTATTTAGAGCTCTAAGGTCTGGAGGCAGGCCACCAAAGCACGGTGTTATATTCCAGTTTCCAGCAATTCATAGTTCTCCTAGATGGCAAAGAGGTAAGATTGCTAGGGCTTTAGCAGCAAAATTAGCCATAGCTGCTAGAGTAGATAACTATAGCGGGAGATTTATAGGGGATCAATTAGTAGAACAGTTAAATAAGAGAATAGAGGAAATAAAAACTAAGTATGCACAACCTCCTCCAAGAAAACCACAGCCACAAGCTCCGAAGCAGAAGAACTTTAAGAAAGGAGGAGGTGGCGGGAAGAAAAATAAAGGAAAGAAAGGTAAGAGGTGA
- a CDS encoding 30S ribosomal protein S30e: MPSHGSLTKAGKVRNQTPKIQPKPKSKEVPRVRNKKEFEKRILKASKEKAT; encoded by the coding sequence ATGCCATCCCACGGTTCGTTAACGAAGGCAGGAAAGGTTAGAAATCAGACTCCAAAAATTCAGCCAAAACCCAAGAGCAAAGAAGTACCCAGAGTCAGGAATAAGAAGGAGTTTGAAAAGAGAATATTAAAAGCTTCTAAGGAGAAAGCTACATAA
- the gatD gene encoding Glu-tRNA(Gln) amidotransferase subunit GatD — protein sequence MLEGYRGSALQSLLQINADIGDLIEIEKNGNTYKGILMPSYSPYDDIIVIKLDNGYNIGVSIISAKIKLIKKKSESQKETQEVSKSTKSEIKIISTGGTIVSKIEYETGAVRPALSTEDIIKFMPEINNIAKISAEILFAILSENMTPEHWIKIAEAVKRAFKEGNEGVVIAHGTDTMAYTASALAFSLKLPGPVVLVGSQRSSDRPSSDAAINLYSSVLLAKKAPFGEVVINMHGESSDTYTLAHRGVKVRKMHTSRRDAFQSINDKPLAKVGWKENKVEILRSDYIPKRDEVEEDAKFDTHVFLLKYYPGLTPDILEYLMDKKIRGVILEGTGLGHVATSFVDYIKKMTKDGVFVGMTSQCLFGRVNMNVYTTGRLLQEAGVVPLEDMLPEVAIVKLMWVLAHESDQEKVKKLMLTNLVGEINPRHSLDFFPRWNYD from the coding sequence ATGCTTGAAGGTTATAGAGGGTCCGCTCTTCAGAGCTTATTACAAATTAATGCAGATATAGGAGATTTGATAGAAATAGAAAAGAATGGCAATACTTATAAAGGAATTCTAATGCCTTCTTATTCTCCATATGATGATATAATAGTCATAAAATTAGATAATGGATATAATATTGGAGTTTCAATAATTTCAGCAAAAATAAAGCTTATAAAGAAAAAATCTGAGAGCCAAAAGGAAACTCAGGAAGTTAGTAAAAGTACTAAAAGTGAAATAAAAATAATAAGTACCGGAGGCACCATAGTAAGTAAAATAGAGTATGAAACTGGTGCTGTAAGACCTGCATTATCTACGGAGGATATTATAAAATTCATGCCAGAAATAAATAATATAGCAAAAATTTCTGCTGAAATACTCTTTGCAATACTTAGTGAAAATATGACACCAGAGCATTGGATTAAAATTGCAGAAGCAGTAAAGAGAGCGTTTAAAGAAGGTAATGAAGGAGTAGTTATTGCTCACGGAACAGATACGATGGCTTATACTGCATCAGCACTGGCTTTTTCATTAAAATTGCCTGGACCGGTGGTATTAGTTGGTTCACAAAGAAGTAGTGACAGACCTAGTAGTGATGCAGCAATAAACTTGTACTCTTCTGTGCTTCTAGCTAAGAAGGCTCCATTTGGTGAAGTAGTAATAAATATGCATGGAGAAAGCTCAGATACATACACTTTAGCTCACAGAGGAGTTAAGGTTAGAAAAATGCATACTAGTAGAAGAGATGCTTTCCAATCAATAAATGATAAACCTTTAGCTAAAGTAGGGTGGAAAGAAAATAAAGTAGAAATTCTAAGATCGGATTATATTCCCAAAAGAGATGAAGTTGAAGAAGACGCAAAATTTGATACTCACGTATTTCTTTTAAAGTACTATCCAGGTTTAACCCCTGACATTTTAGAATATTTAATGGATAAGAAAATCAGAGGAGTGATCTTAGAAGGTACTGGATTAGGTCATGTAGCTACATCTTTTGTGGATTATATAAAGAAAATGACAAAGGACGGAGTATTTGTTGGTATGACTTCACAGTGTTTGTTCGGAAGAGTTAATATGAATGTTTATACTACAGGAAGGCTATTGCAAGAAGCTGGGGTAGTTCCATTAGAAGATATGCTACCAGAGGTTGCAATAGTCAAACTGATGTGGGTTCTTGCGCATGAGTCTGACCAAGAAAAAGTTAAGAAATTAATGCTTACAAATTTAGTAGGAGAAATAAACCCAAGGCACAGTTTAGATTTCTTCCCAAGGTGGAATTATGATTGA
- the gatE gene encoding Glu-tRNA(Gln) amidotransferase subunit GatE: protein MIDYNKLGLKVGLEIHQQLDTSTKLFCNCPTILSEEYKNTLERYLRPVFSETGEIDVAALFEWEKNKKYVYRIPQQATCLVECDEEPPHRMSEEALLIGLAMTLAFHGTPVDEVYVMRKVVIDGSNTSGFQRTSIVGLGGYIEDEDGKVSIQTIAIEEDAARKIEDTKDSVIYNLDRLGIPLIEISTGPDIHSPEQAKRVALKIGQMLRLTGRVKRGLGTIRQDLNVSITGGVKTEIKGVQELDLIPKLIEYEAMRQLKLLEIKDELIKRGATKENISSGYVVKDLTELFKETKSNVILRELKKGGKVYGIKVPHFKGIFGIELMPNRRFGTEVSDYVKVLAGLGGIFHIDELPNYGISQEEVNKVKDELNVKDDDGFILIVGEKSKLDLAVQVIKDRILYALEGVPKETRGANEDGTTRFLRPQPGAARMYPETDIPPIRITEDLIKKAKEIIPPTPEEKLKSLISLGLSEELAKQVLNSPRLDSFDYFVKKYPKVSPVVIATTLENTIKSLKSQGGDPEAITDYVLDSVFDALNSGKISKDSIPEILLKYSKEKKEGENVNIDKIISSFSSLSEEELEKIVKETIETSKEEITKKRDKAFNILMGKVMSKVRGRADGKRVADLIRRELEKING, encoded by the coding sequence ATGATTGATTATAATAAGCTCGGACTAAAAGTAGGATTAGAAATTCACCAACAATTAGATACGTCTACAAAGCTATTTTGCAATTGCCCGACTATACTTAGTGAAGAATATAAAAATACATTAGAAAGATATTTAAGACCAGTATTTAGCGAAACAGGAGAAATAGACGTAGCAGCATTATTTGAGTGGGAGAAAAACAAGAAATATGTATATAGAATACCTCAACAAGCTACATGTTTAGTAGAATGTGATGAAGAACCTCCTCATAGAATGAGCGAGGAAGCATTATTAATAGGACTAGCAATGACTCTAGCGTTTCACGGAACACCAGTTGACGAAGTATACGTCATGAGAAAAGTAGTGATAGATGGATCAAATACTTCTGGTTTTCAAAGAACATCAATAGTAGGGCTTGGCGGATATATAGAAGATGAGGATGGAAAAGTTAGTATTCAAACTATTGCAATAGAGGAAGACGCTGCTAGGAAAATTGAAGATACTAAGGATTCCGTTATTTATAATCTAGATAGGCTAGGAATTCCATTAATAGAAATTTCAACTGGACCAGATATTCATAGTCCAGAACAAGCAAAGAGAGTAGCACTAAAAATAGGACAAATGCTAAGATTAACTGGGAGAGTAAAGAGAGGGCTAGGAACTATAAGGCAAGACTTAAATGTATCAATAACTGGTGGAGTAAAAACTGAAATAAAAGGCGTTCAGGAGCTCGATTTGATACCTAAGCTAATAGAGTACGAGGCAATGAGACAATTAAAACTTTTAGAAATAAAAGACGAGTTAATAAAACGTGGTGCTACAAAAGAAAATATATCCTCAGGGTACGTAGTTAAAGATCTAACAGAATTATTTAAGGAAACCAAAAGTAATGTAATCCTAAGAGAGTTAAAGAAAGGAGGTAAAGTTTACGGAATAAAAGTTCCGCATTTCAAAGGAATATTTGGCATAGAACTGATGCCAAATAGGAGATTTGGTACAGAAGTTTCTGATTATGTGAAAGTACTTGCAGGATTAGGAGGAATATTCCACATTGACGAATTACCTAACTATGGAATTTCTCAAGAAGAGGTAAACAAGGTAAAAGATGAATTAAACGTAAAAGATGATGACGGTTTTATATTAATTGTAGGAGAAAAATCTAAATTGGATCTAGCAGTTCAAGTAATCAAAGATAGAATATTATATGCCTTAGAAGGAGTACCTAAGGAAACTAGAGGAGCTAATGAAGATGGCACGACAAGGTTCTTAAGACCACAGCCTGGAGCAGCAAGAATGTATCCAGAGACTGATATTCCTCCAATAAGAATAACTGAAGACCTAATTAAAAAAGCAAAAGAAATTATTCCACCTACTCCCGAAGAGAAATTAAAGAGCTTAATTAGCCTTGGTTTAAGTGAAGAGTTAGCTAAACAAGTTCTAAATAGCCCTAGATTAGATTCATTCGATTACTTCGTTAAGAAGTATCCTAAAGTGTCGCCTGTTGTTATAGCAACTACCTTAGAGAATACGATAAAATCATTAAAGTCTCAAGGAGGAGACCCAGAGGCAATTACGGATTACGTTCTAGATAGCGTATTTGATGCCTTAAATTCTGGTAAAATATCAAAAGATTCCATACCAGAGATACTTTTAAAGTATAGCAAAGAGAAAAAAGAAGGAGAGAATGTGAATATTGATAAAATTATTAGTAGCTTCTCTTCTTTAAGCGAGGAAGAGTTGGAGAAGATTGTTAAGGAAACTATAGAAACATCTAAGGAGGAAATAACCAAAAAGAGGGATAAGGCGTTTAACATATTAATGGGTAAAGTAATGTCTAAGGTTAGAGGAAGGGCTGACGGAAAAAGAGTAGCAGATTTAATTAGGAGAGAATTAGAAAAGATTAATGGATGA